In Corynebacterium guangdongense, one DNA window encodes the following:
- the selD gene encoding selenide, water dikinase SelD, with product MTNSKLTFTMTSYASGGGCACKIPPGELEEAVAGLIGHTDPNVIVGLDDGDDAAAIRINGDTAVISTADFFTPVHNDAYTWGRIAAVNAMSDVYAMGGTPITAINLLGWPRSVLPTELMREVLRGGLDAATEAGISVTGGHSIDSPEPTYGMAVTGVANPDKLMRNDAAEAGLPLTLTKPIGVGITNNRHKATGEDFPESVELMTTLNKEASEKALAAGVTAATDVTGFGLLGHLYKMMRASGISAEIDAAAVPKLQAAVDSIAEGFVSGGSRRNLDWVRPHILADGVSEETLLLLADAQTSGGLLVVGEIPGYPVIGHTTSGHPGQVSVK from the coding sequence ATGACTAACTCGAAGCTCACCTTCACGATGACCTCCTACGCCTCCGGCGGCGGCTGCGCCTGCAAGATTCCGCCGGGTGAGCTGGAGGAGGCCGTCGCGGGATTGATCGGCCACACCGACCCGAACGTCATCGTCGGGCTCGACGACGGCGACGACGCCGCCGCCATCCGCATCAACGGCGACACCGCCGTCATCTCCACCGCGGACTTCTTTACCCCGGTCCACAACGACGCCTACACCTGGGGAAGGATCGCCGCGGTCAACGCCATGAGCGACGTCTACGCCATGGGCGGCACCCCCATCACCGCGATCAACCTCCTCGGCTGGCCGCGCTCCGTGCTGCCGACCGAGCTCATGCGCGAAGTGCTGCGCGGCGGCCTCGACGCCGCCACCGAGGCCGGCATCTCCGTCACCGGCGGGCACTCCATCGACTCCCCCGAACCGACCTACGGCATGGCCGTCACAGGCGTCGCCAACCCGGACAAGCTCATGCGCAACGACGCCGCCGAGGCCGGACTTCCCCTGACCCTGACTAAGCCGATCGGCGTCGGCATCACCAACAACCGGCACAAGGCCACCGGTGAGGACTTCCCCGAGTCGGTCGAACTCATGACGACCCTCAACAAAGAGGCCTCCGAGAAGGCGCTGGCCGCCGGGGTCACGGCCGCCACCGACGTCACCGGCTTCGGCCTGCTCGGCCACCTGTACAAGATGATGCGCGCCTCCGGCATTTCCGCCGAGATCGACGCCGCCGCCGTGCCGAAGCTCCAGGCCGCCGTCGACTCCATCGCCGAAGGCTTCGTCTCCGGCGGTTCGCGACGCAACCTCGACTGGGTACGCCCCCACATCCTCGCCGACGGCGTCTCCGAGGAAACGCTCCTCCTGCTCGCCGACGCCCAGACCTCCGGCGGACTCCTCGTCGTCGGCGAAATCCCGGGCTACCCCGTCATCGGCCACACCACCTCCGGCCACCCCGGTCAGGTGAGCGTGAAGTAG
- the selA gene encoding L-seryl-tRNA(Sec) selenium transferase has product MSADPRRRIPRTDDLLALEEVQASPLADAAVRAAIDEAQSAARRLEIAPEEVAPRVIAAVSSARPSSLTPVLNATGVIVHTNIGRAPLSPAATQALVDAAGYADVEMDLDSGQRSPHRGLGAKKALLAACPGAEDALVVNNGAAALLLATTALAEGGEVVISRGELIEIGAGFRLPELIESARVDLHEIGATNRTHPADYERALARPNAKAVLKVHPSNFRVEGFTASVSTEQLRPLADETGAALIVDLGSGLLHHDPVLPDEPDIAAEIAAGADVVIASGDKLLGGPQAGILLGRAETIRKLKKHPLARAVRVDKLRLAALEATLTSADVPVREYLHADPDELKARATALASAVGGEVVAHDGRVGGGGAPGFELPGWAVRLPSTLARPLRTGTPSVLGRVHDGACLIDLRCVPPAEDATLIAAVRRAQEP; this is encoded by the coding sequence ATGAGTGCCGATCCCCGTCGCCGCATCCCGCGTACCGACGACCTGCTCGCGCTCGAGGAGGTGCAGGCCTCCCCACTGGCCGACGCCGCCGTCCGCGCCGCGATCGACGAGGCGCAGTCCGCCGCCCGCCGTCTGGAGATCGCCCCGGAGGAGGTCGCCCCCCGCGTCATCGCCGCCGTCAGCTCCGCCCGGCCCAGCTCACTGACCCCGGTCCTCAACGCGACCGGCGTCATCGTCCACACCAACATCGGCCGCGCGCCGCTCTCGCCCGCGGCCACGCAGGCGCTTGTCGACGCCGCCGGCTACGCCGACGTCGAAATGGACCTCGACTCCGGCCAGCGTTCCCCGCACCGCGGCCTGGGCGCGAAGAAGGCCCTGCTGGCCGCCTGCCCCGGCGCCGAGGACGCGCTGGTGGTCAACAACGGGGCCGCAGCCCTCCTGCTGGCGACGACCGCGCTGGCCGAGGGCGGGGAAGTGGTCATCTCCCGCGGCGAACTCATCGAGATCGGCGCGGGCTTCCGCCTACCCGAGCTCATCGAGTCCGCCCGCGTCGACCTGCACGAGATCGGCGCCACCAACCGCACCCACCCCGCGGACTACGAGCGCGCCCTGGCCCGCCCGAACGCGAAGGCCGTGCTCAAGGTCCACCCCTCGAATTTCCGCGTGGAGGGCTTCACGGCCTCGGTCTCCACGGAGCAATTGAGGCCGCTGGCGGATGAAACCGGCGCGGCGCTGATCGTCGACCTCGGCTCCGGCCTGCTCCACCACGATCCGGTGCTGCCGGACGAGCCGGACATCGCCGCGGAGATCGCCGCCGGCGCCGACGTCGTCATCGCCTCCGGTGACAAGCTGCTCGGTGGCCCGCAGGCCGGCATCCTGCTGGGCAGGGCCGAGACGATCCGGAAGCTGAAGAAGCATCCGCTGGCGCGGGCGGTGCGCGTCGACAAGCTGCGACTGGCCGCCCTGGAGGCGACGCTGACCTCCGCCGATGTGCCGGTGAGGGAGTATCTCCACGCCGACCCGGACGAGCTGAAGGCCCGTGCCACGGCCCTCGCCTCGGCGGTCGGGGGAGAGGTCGTCGCACACGACGGCCGCGTCGGCGGTGGCGGGGCACCCGGCTTCGAGCTGCCCGGCTGGGCCGTGCGCCTGCCGTCGACGCTCGCACGGCCGCTGCGTACCGGCACCCCGTCGGTGCTGGGGCGGGTCCACGACGGCGCCTGCCTCATCGATCTGCGCTGCGTCCCGCCCGCCGAGGACGCCAC